In Penicillium psychrofluorescens genome assembly, chromosome: 5, a single window of DNA contains:
- a CDS encoding uncharacterized protein (ID:PFLUO_007746-T1.cds;~source:funannotate) yields MVEKQSQTLDASCAEYQRRYGRQPPPHFDKWFRTAQDHEFLLTDEFDTMMAAIEPLWGVAPSDIRARVDNAISASQGSILRFQVVEGDIPASIRSAHWMASTISYWFDPKILETLRDMTLAINTMDEPKVVVPHDILSHALEAARRPRQGTLLPGKNSDLAQHVDFLDISKQDTWDAMLLSCSPDTPARDFYQEATRSPALTEMGFLSNLTLSKDVCQFPELHNIHAGLRHPSSMSMTHALVPIFSQAKASCFNDLLYPSPFYAAKLQTGEYHEKEDMDWEQKENVVYWTGSNTGGLSTNENWRSFQRQRLALMLMDKDHPITLLNHTQQQSGQNSLWVPINSTIAAISNSTHVRISAAIQCEDSACREQEKELDIKADERDALAASYKAQYNLDLDGNGLSGRFYRLLRSKSAVLKQTLYQEWHDDWLIPWVHYIPLSMDLGDFPEIVRYLTQEREGQTLGGKVAQNSYEWSRKVLRGEDMQLVWWRLMLEYGRLLSDDRDQLSCKKCTNGHEPEPKNI; encoded by the coding sequence ATGGTCGAGAAGCAATCTCAAACACTGGATGCGTCTTGCGCAGAGTACCAACGCCGATACGGACGgcagcctcctccgcatTTTGACAAGTGGTTTCGAACAGCGCAGGACCACGAATTCCTACTAACGGACGAGTTTGACACCATGATGGCAGCCATAGAGCCCTTGTGGGGCGTAGCTCCATCTGATATTCGAGCTCGAGTCGACAATGCAATCAGTGCTAGCCAAGGCTCTATCTTACGGTTTCAGGTTGTCGAAGGCGACATCCCCGCCTCGATCAGGTCCGCACATTGGATGGCATCAACGATCAGCTATTGGTTCGACCCAAAAATCCTCGAGACACTACGTGATATGACCCTTGCGATCAATACAATGGATGAACCCAAAGTTGTCGTGCCCCACGACATATTGTCTCATGCCCTAGAAGCCGCTCGGAGGCCCCGTCAAGGCACCCTGCTACCTGGGAAAAATTCCGATCTCGCTCAACACGTCGACTTCCTGGACATTAGCAAGCAGGACACCTGGGATGCAATGTTGCTATCTTGTTCCCCCGACACTCCAGCACGGGACTTTTACCAGGAGGCTACCCGCTCTCCCGCCTTGACCGAAATGGGTTTTCTCTCCAACTTGACATTGAGCAAGGATGTTTGTCAATTCCCCGAGCTTCATAACATCCACGCTGGTCTTCGTCACCCGAGCTCAATGTCAATGACGCACGCACTTGTCCCGATTTTCTCTCAGGCTAAAGCGTCCTGCTTCAATGATTTGCTGTACCCAAGTCCCTTTTACGCTGCTAAACTGCAAACGGGCGAGTACCATGAAAAAGAGGATATGGATTGGGAGCAAAAAGAGAATGTTGTTTATTGGACCGGTTCGAATACCGGGGGTCTCTCCACGAACGAGAACTGGCGGTCTTTCCAACGGCAGCGTTTGGCTCTAATGTTGATGGACAAAGACCATCCTATTACCTTGCTGAATCACACCCAGCAACAGAGTGGGCAAAACTCTTTGTGGGTGCCCATCAACTCCACCATTGCAGCTATTTCCAATTCCACCCATGTGCGGATCTCTGCCGCCATTCAATGTGAGGATAGTGCATGCAGGGAACAAGAGAAAGAATTGGATATCAAAGCTGACGAAAGAGACGCCCTCGCCGCGAGCTACAAAGCACAGTATAATCTCGACCTCGACGGAAATGGACTTAGTGGACGCTTCTACCGCCTTCTAAGATCCAAATCAGCCGTTTTGAAACAGACACTTTACCAGGAGTGGCACGATGACTGGCTGATTCCGTGGGTGCATTACATTCCGCTCAGCATGGACCTTGGAGATTTCCCTGAAATCGTTCGTTACCTGACCCAAGAGCGGGAGGGACAAACTCTGGGTGGGAAGGTTGCTCAAAATAGCTACGAGTGGTCGCGCAAGGTCCTTCGCGGTGAAGACATGCAATTGGTCTGGTGGCGGCTGATGCTGGAATACGGAAGGCTATTGAGCGATGATCGTGACCAACTGTCGTGTAAGAAGTGCACTAATGGTCATGAGCCCGAGCCAAAAAATATTTGA
- a CDS encoding uncharacterized protein (ID:PFLUO_007747-T1.cds;~source:funannotate), with translation MEKLEREIGQNVAVVQTAKRKKPTLVDYVYYASKQRDSERAQDLKSKYSVADKLQLLAGQAFQESDPISSREDDLQIEGLEEDETAHVNAWRAMRLASWPSAFFLSTTDILGPFNAPYAFRQNGYVAGALLYIFMGLMAFYGGLMVWWLYVKLDSDRFPIKSYSHIADRIVGPWLRIFLTFLIWLHMVVNVGTTSLGNAQSLYQLVNGKLCFVVAIVIWILVGIVICQIRTLKRYSWLSSMAIFLNLLVLFLSVGFVAHSPPNYASAKAAYGISEAPVVTQLVATFPFYERISGVMQIAYAYGGATIFAQIIAEMRRPMDFLKAFACAQLLIFCLYFFYGLYVYSFRGQFTLPVAYQGVSHKAWQDIGNIISLISSVIAGGLYGNIGLKVMYVNLVEDTFNGPRLLSTRGRILWSVMVVGFWALGFIIAAAIPQVQTLSSMIAAVANVQFTYSFPTGFTFIYLVRLHGETGGDVYARDGLSAYADTWTSWSRWKRGLFSGGMCMVLFKFANLLLSLAALATAGLGIYGSALSIQAAFQTAAATSFGCAAPV, from the exons ATGGAGAAACTCGAGAGGGAAATCGGCCAAAACGTGGCCGTGGTGCAAACGGccaagagaaagaagccGACTCTGGTTGACTATGTCTACTATGCCTCAAAGCAGCGGGACAGTGAGAGAGCGCAAGATCTCAAGAG CAAATACTCTGTCGCCGACAAGCTGCAACTTCTAGCCGGACAAGCCTTTCAGGAATCCGATCCTATCTCGAGCAGGGAGGATGATTTACAGATTGAAGGTctcgaagaggatgagacAGCGCACGTCAATGCCTGGCGCGCCATGCGACtcgcgagctggccgtccGCGTTCTTCCTCAGCACGACAGACATCCTAGGCCCGTTCAATGCTCCCTATGCTTTCCGCCAGAACGGGTACGTGGCCGGTGCCCTGCTGTACATCTTCATGGGCCTAATGGCATTTTACGGCGGCCTCATGGTCTGGTGGCTTTACGTCAAACTCGACAGCGACCGCTTCCCTATCAAGAGCTACAGCCACATCGCTGACCGCATCGTGGGCCCATGGCTCCGTATATTCTTGACCTTCCTCATCTGGCTACACATGGTCGTCAATGTCGGCACCACATCGCTCGGCAACGCGCAGTCGTTGTACCAACTAGTGAATGGCAAGCTGTGCTTCGTGGTTGCGATTGTGATTTGGATTCTCGT AGGCATCGTGATCTGCCAAATCAGAACTCTCAAGCGGTACAGCTGGCTATCCAgcatggccatcttccttAACCTCCTagtcctcttcctctccgtcGGCTTCGTGGCACACTCCCCTCCCAACTACGCCTCCGCTAAGGCCGCCTATGGAATTTCGGAAGCACCCGTAGTCACGCAATTGGTCGCGACGTTCCCTTTCTACGAGCGCATCAGCGGTGTGATGCAAATCGCGTATGCGTATGGCGGTGCAACCATCTTCGCGCAGATCATCGCCGAGATGCGCCGGCCCATGGACTTCCTCAAGGCCTTCGCGTGCGCCCAgctgctcatcttctgccTCTACTTCTTCTATGGCCTCTATGTCTACTCCTTCCGGGGCCAGTTCACCCTTCCCGTCGCGTACCAAGGCGTCAGCCACAAGGCGTGGCAGGACATCGGCAACATCATCTCACTGATCTCGTCCGTCATCGCGGGCGGGCTGTACGGCAACATCGGCCTCAAGGTCATGTACGTCAACCTCGTCGAGGACACGTTCAACGGGCCACGGCTGCTGTCTACCAGGGGCCGCATCCTGTGGTCCGTCATGGTCGTCGGCTTTTGGGCACTGGGGTTCATCATCGCGGCGGCTATCCCGCAAGTGCAGACCCTGTCTAGCATGATCGCTGCAGTGGCCAACGTGCAGTTCACGTACTCGTTCCCCACGGGGTTCACCTTCATCTACCTGGTCCGCCTACATGGCGAAACCGGCGGGGACGTCTACGCACGGGACGGGCTCTCTGCATATGCTGACACCTGGACGTCCTGGAGCCGGTGGAAGAGGGGACTCTTCAGCGGGGGGATGTGCATGGTGCTATTCAAGTTTGCCAACCTTTTGCTTTCGCTGGCGGCGCTTGCTACGGCTGGTCTGG GTATCTACGGCTCCGCACTGTCGATCCAAGCGGCTTTCCAGACGGCTGCTGCGACGTCGTTCGGCTGCGCTGCGCCGGTCTAG
- a CDS encoding uncharacterized protein (ID:PFLUO_007748-T1.cds;~source:funannotate): MSSQPLLQTAPGKRIALPTRVEPKVFFANERTFLSWLNFTVILGGLAVGLLNFGDRIGRISAALFTVIAMAAMIYALITFHWRAQSIRRRGQSGIDDRFGPTILALALLAAVVVNFILRIRNGESD; the protein is encoded by the exons ATGTCGAGCCAGCCACTCCTCCAGACAGCTCCTG GCAAGCGAATCGCTCTCCCCACCCGCGTCGAGCCGAAAGTCTTCTTTGCCAACGAGCGCACCTTCCTCTCATGGCTCAACTTCACCGTCATCCTGGGCGGCCTCGCCGTCGGGCTGCTCAACTTTGGTGATCGCATTGGccgcatctccgccgcccTCTTCAccgtcatcgccatggcggccatgatcTATGCACTCATCACCTTCCACTGGCGCGCACAGAGTATCCGCCGCCGTGGACAGAGCGGAATCGATGACCGCTTTGGACCGACTAttctggccctggccctctTGGCGGCCGTTGTTGTTAACTTCATTTTGCGGATTCGCAATGGAGAGTCCGATTGA
- a CDS encoding uncharacterized protein (ID:PFLUO_007749-T1.cds;~source:funannotate): protein MRTAALALLLALLGTQPAAFAAPHQHPSYVDWRTFRANGVNLGGWLEQESTIDTAWWAEYSGGASDEWGLCAHLGAQCGPVLEERYATFITTADIDKLARAGVQMLRIPTTYAAWIKLPGSQLHSGRQQEYLRQIADYAIEQHAMHIVVDIHSLPGGTNGLDIGEATGHWGWWWNETALDWSLRAVDALIDFVQSSPHPTAYTIEPINEPADNHNFSAFGTPAALSDHGAVWLLRYIHAVLDRAATAAPGLPVMFQGSFKHEEYWSPHFERDANLVFDLHHYYWQYDNSTSANLPEFLCADARVSAGDGKFPTFVGEWAMEAGAANSLALRGRNLHAGLSAFDQFTRGSSYWTAKFWSNATVVGQGDKQDYWNYEEFIDTGYLDGRVVEPSYCSE from the coding sequence ATGCGGACCGCAGCTCTAGCCCTCCTGCTCGCCCTGTTGGGTACTCAGCCCGCAGCGTTTGCCGCGCCGCACCAACACCCGTCGTATGTGGACTGGCGCACCTTTCGAGCCAACGGCGTTAACCTAGGCGGCTGGCTGGAGCAAGAGTCCACCATTGACACGGCCTGGTGGGCAGAGTACTCCGGCGGCGCATCAGACGAATGGGGTCTCTGTGCGCACCTAGGCGCCCAGTGCGGTCCCGTCCTAGAAGAGCGATACGCGACTTTTATCACGACAGCGGATATTGACAAGCTCGCCCGTGCCGGCGTGCAGATGCTGCGCATCCCCACCACCTACGCTGCATGGATTAAGCTACCCGGCTCGCAGCTGCACTCCGGCAGACAGCAGGAATACCTCCGGCAGATTGCGGACTATGCCATCGAGCAGCACGCCATGCACATCGTCGTGGACATCCACTCTCTGCCCGGTGGGACCAACGGGCTGGACATCGGCGAAGCAACGGGCCactgggggtggtggtggaacGAGACAGCGCTGGACTGGTCGCTTCGCGCCGTCGACGCACTGATCGACTTCGTGCAGAGCTCGCCCCACCCAACGGCGTACACGATCGAGCCCATCAACGAACCTGCCGATAACCACAACTTCTCGGCCTTTGGAACCCCCGCCGCCCTGTCGGACCATGGCGCCGTCTGGCTGCTCCGGTACATCCACGCCGTGCTCGACCGCGCCGCGACCGCGGCCCCCGGCCTGCCCGTGATGTTCCAGGGCAGCTTCAAGCATGAGGAGTACTGGTCGCCGCATTTCGAGCGGGATGCGAATCTCGTCTTTGACCTACACCACTACTACTGGCAATACGACAACTCGACATCGGCCAATCTGCCGGAGTTTCTGTGCGCCGATGCCCGCGTGAGTGCGGGCGATGGCAAGTTCCCGACGTTTGTGGGCGAGTGGGCGATGGAGGCTGGCGCGGCTAACTCGCTGGCGCTGCGTGGAAGGAACCTGCATGCGGGTCTGTCGGCTTTTGACCAGTTCACGCGAGGGAGTAGTTACTGGACGGCCAAGTTCTGGAGTAATGCCACCGTCGTGGGTCAGGGTGATAAGCAGGACTATTGGAACTACGAGGAGTTTATTGATACGGGATACCTGGATGGGAGGGTTGTAGAGCCGAGTTATTGCTCGGAGTGA
- a CDS encoding uncharacterized protein (ID:PFLUO_007750-T1.cds;~source:funannotate), protein MPGVNGLSLPRLKRKRSDSDAASDAPAPTRPRTQPPVANNLPPAPVSQPVVSKPLASAPVAPSTPVASAHPPAQVAATGPPDVNQLRDTITAQLSLEVLLKHNELRLIDQEIAKCQVALEQLRRCSEIPYPGSRATGMSSTVSSGVGASVLVPGKGSAPISPAPWGVTEGPYSRHYARWLLPDPRFDGGEADPGLSSVAGNGFPLVEGRSTRGNPVDMGSLASKTRPQRGSTGTKLQSLPSGYPLIKEKAGPMLIRRKSDGVLVKLICLDCRRDNFSSTQGFINHCRIAHNRNFASHDAAAMASGEPVEVDEAGTVIGGRSESISAPVAPGYVHPLIRSTPLPSPSTSLATPAKDAVTPQRLSDVNAAAAVATPPATRPSVREQRRQTEPTKISVNPSFLASPATPHLSALMRDRGVGVDMDQLVADAKTPVYLGGVSDSEDDMDTDDSGRPSDSGLETSQLGASAGRQPMRMPTAQAASERSEGHKGLNRNPHDAQSLEESTPSRLSHHQQASYLSEILSDTPQMIQPREADHIGHPANLSPNTLESNQAPSLVSDDEDDFGAASDSDGPSSSEAGDNDQDIGHIEVEGDERTATPSTATTEAKPGPSLASPAPSAPPKLSKPLKRSRSKKNISSMMPAFDDSDKEDKHVSFVHSDENPKSKRGHKPAPSGR, encoded by the coding sequence ATGCCTGGGGTCAACGGCCTGTCGCTACCCCGGCTGAAGCGCAAGCGATCCGACTCTGACGCGGCCAGCGACGCGCCCGCCCCGACCAGACCACGCACACAACCACCGGTCGCCAACAATCTCCCTCCAGCGCCGGTGTCGCAGCCCGTCGTCTCGAAACCGCTCGCATCGGCGCCCGTTGCTCCATCCACACCGGTCGCATCGGCGCATCCGCCGGCGCAGGTCGCCGCCACGGGGCCCCCAGATGTGAACCAGCTGCGCGATACCATCACGGCCCAGCTGAGCTTGGAGGTGCTGCTGAAGCACAACGAACTGCGCCTCATCGACCAGGAGATCGCCAAGTGTCAGGTCGCACTGGAACAACTGCGACGCTGCTCTGAGATCCCCTACCCCGGGTCGCGTGCCACTGGCATGTCGTCGACTGTCAGCTCTGGCGTGGGTGCATCGGTGTTGGTGCCTGGAAAAGGATCAGCGCCGATATCCCCAGCGCCATGGGGGGTCACCGAGGGACCATATTCGCGCCACTATGCGCGCTGGTTGCTGCCTGACCCTCGCTTCGATGGAGGCGAGGCCGACCCGGGACTCTCCTCGGTCGCTGGCAACGGCTTTCCGCTGGTCGAGGGTCGGTCAACGCGCGGCAACCCGGTGGACATGGGCTCGCTGGCGAGCAAGACCCGTCCCCAACGGGGTTCAACTGGTACAAAGCTGCAATCACTGCCCAGTGGCTACCCActgatcaaggagaaggcggGTCCAATGCTGATCCGGCGCAAATCGGACGGTGTGCTCGTCAAGTTAATCTGTTTGGATTGTCGACGGgacaacttctccagcacgcAAGGATTCATCAACCACTGTCGTATCGCACACAACCGCAACTTTGCCAGTCATGACGCCGCCGCGATGGCCTCGGGTGAACCGGTCGAGGTGGATGAGGCTGGTACCGTCATCGGCGGCCGAAGTGAATCCATTAGCGCTCCGGTGGCTCCAGGATATGTCCATCCGCTGATTCGATCTACTCCCCTGCCTTCGCCTTCGACTTCCCTCGCCACTCCCGCCAAGGACGCAGTCACTCCTCAGCGACTGTCTGACGTGAACGCAGCCGCCGCTGTTGCAACGCCACCCGCGACAAGACCGTCGGTTCGCGAGCAGCGCCGACAAACCGAACCCACTAAGATTTCTGTCAACCCTTCATTTCTCGCCTCTCCCGCGACTCCTCACTTGTCAGCCTTGATGCGGGACCGCGGTGTCGGTGTGGATATGGATCAACTGGTGGCAGATGCCAAGACACCTGTTTACCTCGGTGGTGTttccgacagcgaggatgATATGGATACGGACGATTCTGGGCGACCATCTGACTCCGGTTTGGAGACATCTCAACTCGGAGCAAGCGCTGGTCGACAGCCAATGCGCATGCCCACTGCGCAAGCCGCATCGGAGCGCTCGGAAGGTCACAAGGGACTCAACCGAAATCCTCACGACGCGCAATCCTTGGAAGAATCAACACCGTCTCGGCTGTCACATCACCAGCAGGCTTCATACCTCTCAGAGATCTTATCAGACACCCCTCAAATGATTCAGCCTCGAGAAGCAGATCATATAGGCCACCCGGCAAACCTCAGTCCAAACACTTTAGAGTCAAATCAAGCTCCGAGCTTGGTGagtgatgacgaggatgatttTGGAGCAGCCTCGGACTCCGATGggcccagctcctccgagGCAGGCGACAACGACCAAGATATCGGTCACATCGAGGTGGAGGGCGATGAGCGCACGGCCACTCCGtccaccgcgaccaccgAAGCCAAGCCCGGTCCATCACTGGCGAGTCCTGCTCCGTCTGCGCCGCCAAAATTGTCCAAACCCTTGAAGCGAAGCAgatccaagaagaacattTCGTCAATGATGCCTGCATTTGATGACTCCGACAAGGAAGACAAGCACGTCAGCTTCGTCCATTCCGACGAGAACCCCAAATCCAAGCGCGGCCACAAACCTGCCCCATCTGGCCGGTAA
- a CDS encoding uncharacterized protein (ID:PFLUO_007751-T1.cds;~source:funannotate), translated as MAVDTDVVADAPKLESEKQVDDSIPLGGDEDEDEDPSYDKTFHPDRITLPTFRRLLACYATTAEQVYRRKMMVKLQPKPAKGSSAKLKKRAGSASATATGAALIQKADLNASEQRSIQTETDKYLELDQLRYEGLPKKVAERKRGDDGNEKNGYLSKDDLFSIMEWKMKHGVFRPALMGYLKANPANLVRESTATALSALPTADPTLYPDEAFPRPSLDALTKPLRGVGPATASLILSICTAAGDVSHQVPFYSDDVYLWLCLKDFPEPEDARNPQPLINSGGASPEIKPKKKLSRYERPSGDLNVKYNVSEYRQLWNASWELHARLNRSMDTSDQKGDGESEKKVSHNDIEKVAFVLRNVAFSGFYQNQDPEPFLKARAKVEKANQSLPDDTPINKKRKHQDKDEKDDRSKDKGSRISKSSKQN; from the exons ATGGCTGTCGACACAGATGTGGTAGCCGATGCCCCTAAGCTAGAATCAGAGAAGCAAGTAGACGACTCCATCCCCCTCGGcggagacgaggatgaagatgaagaccCATCCTACGACAAAACCTTCCACCCTGACCGGATCACTCTTCCCACCTTCCGCCGCTTGCTCGCCTGCTATGCCACCACTGCGGAGCAGGTATATCGGCGCAAGATGATGGTCAAGCTGCAGCCCAAGCCGGCAAAAGGATCGTCGGCCAAGTTGAAGAAGCGTGCAGGTTCTGCGTCTGCCACCGCCACGGGTGCAGCTCTAATTCAGAAAGCGGATTTGAATGCCTCTGAGCAGCGGtccatccagaccgagacGGACAAATATCTGGAATTGGACCAGTTGCGGTACGAGGGGCTTCCCAAGAAGGTCgcggagaggaagaggggtGATGATGGGAACGAGAAGAATGGGTATTTGAGTAAAGACGACTTGTTCTCTATTATGGAGTGGAAGAT GAAACACGGCGTGTTCCGTCCCGCTCTCATGGGATACCTCAAAGCCAACCCGGCCAACCTCGTGCGGGAATCCACTGCCACAGCACTTTCTGCGCTCCCTACTGCAGACCCCACGCTCTACCCAGATGAGGCATTCCCACGACCTAGTTTGGACGCACTCACTAAGCCACTGCGTGGCGTTGGCCCTGCCACGGCATCGTTGATCCTGTCCATCTGCACGGCTGCAGGCGATGTCTCGCACCAAGTACCATTCTACAGCGACGACGTGTATCTCTGGCTATGCCTAAAAGATTTCCCTGAACCTGAGGATGCGCGAAACCCCCAACCTCTGATCAACAGCGGCGGTGCAAGCCCGGAAATaaaaccaaagaaaaagcTATCAAGGTACGAACGGCCGAGCGGAGATCTGAACGTCAAATACAACGTGAGCGAATATCGACAGCTGTGGAACGCCTCGTGGGAACTTCACGCGAGATTGAACCGCAGCATGGATACCTCCGACCAAAAAGGAGATGGTGAAAGCGAGAAAAAGGTTTCTCACAATGATATCGAGAAAGTCGCATTTGTGCTGCGCAACGTCGCCTTCTCGGGCTTTTACCAGAAccaagatccagaacccTTTCTAAAGGCACGTGCGAAGGTTGAGAAGGCAAATCAGTCTCTCCCGGATGATACGCCGATAAACAAGAAGCGGAAGCATCAGGATAaagatgagaaggatgatAGGTCGAAGGATAAGGGGTCTCGCATTagcaagagcagcaagcaGAATTGA
- a CDS encoding uncharacterized protein (ID:PFLUO_007752-T1.cds;~source:funannotate) — protein MRYATAISVLIAASASLALADDSSKCAAQKVVDQCVTDMKFQLENCDTGDWDCSCQHSTDVVDCYNNCPEDSARLGAQQIRQQNCANARAYAPKTTDTGSSMGASSTAMESMSGMASSSAARSTSTGQVNSSDESTANTEQTDSSSDEKPSKSLTGLSASSSSSQGAAVSNRVAETGMWLAFLGMGLGVAL, from the exons ATGCGCTACGCAACCGCTATCTCTGTCCTCAtcgccgcctcggccagtCTGGCCTTGGCTGATGATAGCTCGAAGTGCGCTGCGCAGAA GGTCGTCGACCAATGCGTGACGGACATGAAATTCCAGCTCGAGAACTGCGACACCGGGGACTGGGACTGCTCGTGCCAACACAGCACGGATGTCGTGGA CTGCTACAACAACTGCCCCGAAGACTCGGCGCGTCTAGGCGCGCAACAGATCCGTCAACAGAACTGCGCCAACGCGCGGGCCTACGCGCCCAAGACGACCGACACCGGCAGCAGCATGGGTGCATCGTCAACGGCGATGGAGAGCATGAGCGGCATGGCCAGCTCGAGCGCCGCACGCTCCACCTCCACGGGACAGGTCAACAGCTCTGACGAGTCGACCGCTAATACCGAGCAGACTGATTCGTCGTCAGATGAGAAGCCGTCGAAGAGCCTGACTGGGCTGTCTGCTAGTTCTAGTTCGTCGCAGGGTGCGGCGGTCTCCAACCGTGTGGCGGAGACGGGGATGTGGCTTGCTTTCCTGGGGATGGGACTTGGTGTTGCCCTGTAG
- a CDS encoding uncharacterized protein (ID:PFLUO_007753-T1.cds;~source:funannotate): MSAQAPHNTLLIPGPIEFDDAVLQSMAHYAESHVAPGFVKVFGEAITLVRKLFQSTDPAAQPFVIAGSGTLGWDLVSANLIERGDNALVLNSGYFGDSFSNCLETYGAQVTQLKSVIGERHSLEQVEQALKAKPYKVITITHVDTSTGVLSDVKGVAQLVRRVSPETLVVVDGVCSVGSEEIAFDEWDLDAVVTASQKAIGCPPGLSIVMCSGRAIQRAQSRKTPSGSYYASIANWLPIMKNYEAFKPSYFATPPTQLVHALHTTLSQITARPMSERFAVHARESDRVKAAIAELGLKQLAPNPDAQAHGMTAMYLPEGLTPPDVLPGLLKRGVIFAAGLHKEIATKYIRFGHMGVSVTDPNRKDVDNALAALKEALAEAKQAKGL, encoded by the exons ATGTCTGCCCAAGCCCCTCATAACACCCTGCTCATCCCGGGCCCCATCGAGTTCGACGATGCCGTGCTGCAGTCTATGGCCCACTATGC CGAGAGCCATGTCGCTCCCGGCTTCGTCAAGGTCTTCGGTGAGGCCATCACCCTCGTGCGCAAGCTGTTCCAGTCGACCGACCCCGCCGCACAGCCGTTCGTCATCGCCGGCAGCGGCACCCTGGGCTGGGATCTGGTGTCCGCCAACCTGATCGAGAGAGGCGATAACGCATTGGTGCTCAACTCCGGCTACTTCGGCGATTCGTTCAGTAACTGCCTGGAAACATACGGTGCGCAAGTGACGCAGCTCAAGTCGGTGATTGGCGAGCGACACTCCCTCGAACAGGTCGAGCAGGCCCTGAAGGCGAAGCCGTACAAggtcatcaccatcacccACGTCGACACCTCGACCGGCGTGCTGAGCGACGTCAAGGGCGTGGCGCAGCTCGTCCGCCGGGTCAGCCCCGAGACtctggtggtggttgacggCGTGTGCAGCGTGGGCTCGGAGGAGATCGCTTTCGACGAGTGGGATCTGGACGCTGTGGTCACGGCCAGCCAGAAGGCCATCGGCTGCCCGCCCGGTCTGAGCATCGTGATGTGCTCCGGCCGCGCGATCCAGCGTGCCCAGTCGCGCAAGACCCCATCGGGCTCGTACTACGCCTCGATTGCCAACTGGCTGCCCATCATGAAGAATTACGAGGCCTTCAAGCCCTCCTACTTCGCCACCCCGCCCACCCAGCTCGTCCACGCCCTGCACACCACTCTCAGCCAGATCACTGCCCGCCCCATGTCCGAGCGCTTCGCTGTGCACGCCCGCGAGTCGGACCGCGTCAaggccgccatcgccgagttGGGTCTCAAGCAGCTGGCGCCCAACCCGGACGCCCAGGCCCACGGCATGACTGCCATGTACCTGCCCGAGGGTCTCACCCCGCCGGATGTGCTGCCTGGTCTGCTGAAGCGCGGGGTGATCTTCGCAGCCGGCCTGCACAAGGAGATTGCCACCAAGTACATCCGCTTCGGCCACATGGGTGTCAGTGTGACTGACCCCAACCGCAAGGATGTTGACAACGCGCTGGCGGCGCTGAAGGAGGCTCTCGCCGAGGCTAAGCAGGCGAAGGGCTTGTAA
- a CDS encoding uncharacterized protein (ID:PFLUO_007754-T1.cds;~source:funannotate), translating into MTARLVLVIGDLFIPDRAPDLPAKFQKLLTPGKIGQILCLGNLTDRETYEFLRQVAPDLQMVKGDYDVDSPNLPLSKIVTHGSLRIGFTHGHTIIPPGDADALLIAARQMDVDILLWGGTHRFEAFEMEGRFFINPGSATGAMSSGFWPEGEEPTPSFCLMDIQGDVLVLYVYQLKTDANGVENVSVEKVSFRKNPAPAS; encoded by the exons ATGACCGCCCGTCTGGTCCTGGTCATCGGTGACCTGTTCATCCCCGACCGGGCTCCT GACCTACCAGCAAAG TTCCAAAAACTCTTAACCCCCGGCAAGATCGGCCAGATCCTCTGTCTGGGCAACCTGACCGACCGCGAGACCTATGAGTTCCTCCGCCAGGTCGCCCCAGACCTGCAGATGGTCAAGGGCGACTACGATGTCGACTCCCCCAacctccctctctccaaGATCGTCACACACGGCAGTCTGCGTATCGGCTTCACCCATGGTCACACCATCATCCCGCCCGGGGACGCGGATGCGCTCCTGATCGCCGCGCGCCAGATGGACGTGGATATCCTGCTCTGGGGTGGCACGCACCGGTTCGAGGCGTTTGAAATGGAAGGCCGGTTCTTCATCAATCCTGGCAGTGCAACGGGGGCCATGAGCTCCGGGTTCTGgcccgagggcgaggagccCACTCCGAGTTTCTGCCTGATGGAT ATTCAAGGCGATGTCCTCGTTCTGTACGTCTATCAGCTCAAGACCGACGCCAATGGAGTCGAGAACGTATCCGTGGAGAAGGTCTCCTTCCGCAAGAATCCCGCCCCGGCGTCGTGA